The following nucleotide sequence is from Salvia miltiorrhiza cultivar Shanhuang (shh) chromosome 7, IMPLAD_Smil_shh, whole genome shotgun sequence.
GTGTGTTCAACATCGGCCTCGAAGCCATCTTTTTCATTCATCAGTTTAAAAACACTATCAACCTTTCTTAATTTCTTTCGCATTTGCAAGTTCTCTTCATCAGATATATAGTCCAGATTTCGTAGACTAACATCTGACAACTCACTCTCACTAAGTTCATAATCTTCACCCTCACTACTATCTGAGAAACACTCCCTATTGATGAAATCATCAATCTCGGAATGTGTGGCATTATCTAGGTGACCTCAGTCCCCATCATCATGTAAACCCAAATGAGTCTCTACAACTGTCTCAACTAAACCCTCACCATCATCACCTGCTGGTGGTTCCTTTACCAATTCCTCCATTTCATCCTCAGAATTTTCCTCTCCTTCATCCTGAGAACCTCTCTCACCCGCAAAGAAAGCATGAAGACCACCATCCTCCACACTCTCATCATCTCCCTCAGAACTAGACCCACTCTCCCCGTCAGCTTCACTAATATATTCCTCAACTAAACCCTCACTTTGTAATTCAGACTCTTTGTCCCCCGCCTCAGAGACTTTGCTATCACAAGCTTTTCCCTCAGAAACCTTCCCTCCCTCACCCATATATGTACCAAGCCTACCCCCATCCACACATACAGTTACTACTGCGTGCCTATCCACTAGACTCAACATTTCCATTACACTTTGATCATTAACTATTACCTTATGTGTTTGAGTTCTAGGTATTCTATAATACAACCCAGCCCAGGACACATAGCCTAATTCTTTCACATAATCAAGAAGATCAAAGTACCCGAACCTATCAGGATCTAACCCAATCTTAGTGTCAAAAACCCCACCTATGTAATGTTGTTTAGCTTCATAGTTAATGAACCTACCCCCATGACAAATATGTAAACCAAATTCAGAGGCACTGCAAATATGACAACGAAATTCAAATCAACAATACACACAACCAACCAAGATTCAAATCATTATCAAATACGTAAATTGGTTAAATGGGCTAAACTTGAACATGCAAAACCCTACAACAGTAATACTCCAACATAAATGCACAAACGAAAGTATAAACAAATAATACTATTCGAATTCTTCCTCAATAACAGTAAATATTGAGCTTGTCAGTAAACTTTACCTTTTCGCCATTGTTTAGTGTTTGGGGACCACAAACCAACAGAAACCCACGATGTCGACTCCACACGAAAGAGACAACCCACCAACAAGAAAAAACACTGGGACCTAGTTTCCTCTCCAAAATACGACAACTTTTTTGTCTCAGAAATACAATAACCTTACAAAATACAAGAGAAAAACCAAGGAATAACCACACAGAAGCGAGAGAAAAATTCTGGAATGAAAATATGCTGAAACAATGAAAAGGGCGCGACTTTTCAGTTGTCTTTGCCCCCTAAACCCTAACGACGACGTTTCATCTTAATTAAATCCATTCGGATGCCAGCGTGGTGCCAAGTTAGTTCCAGCGCAACAAAAACATGCCACGTGTGTGTATTACCAAAAATACCCTTACCGGAAAATGGCCGGAGAGACCAATTCAGATCAATGCCaaagtttagtaatttttaaaatacacTTTGAAGTTAGTTGCCCAGACCAGAAATTGGGTATAGTTTGGTAATTTACATGCCATTAACCCttgatatttaaaataataaatcttaATCTGAAGCAAataattaatagatttattattttaaaataataaattattagatttattaaatttttatattcattattttcaaaacattaataattttattattttaaaataataaattatttattttaatttatttgatttattttcaaatattttattattttaaaataatagattatttgattatttaatattttattattttaaatctaataatttaattaatctaaataaatctaataatttattacgataatattgtatattacgattattatttgattgtatatttgattgttatttttcatactcatattttcttctttttttaaaaaatttggataatattaatcttttattattttaaatttgagggcaaaatgcatgaaaataccccactttataccaaaatctggttttttgacaatctttttttttgttgcaaaaattttaaccacatttcaatttgttgcaatttaCGGCCCGGtaaattttccggccaacttaaaGCTGATGTGGACTCCCGTATAGCTGAGGTGGCGAGTCTTGGCGGctaactaaacgacgtcgtctgTAAAAGTttaaaacaacgtcgttttaaTCAAATTGAACCAAATATATCGATTAGGGCTTGATTCAACAATTCCAAATTTCATTTCTTTAAGTTCGAATAGTTCTTCAAGAACTTCTCATTTGCAGCGTAAATCTATTAATCAATGGATTCTTCTTCTGAAATTGGACAAATGAGCTCATCCCATTTCCCCTTACCTCAAAGGTTCTGCAGGTGCAAAGAACCGGAGCCCTGCATCTTGCAGACTTCAAATAGTGCCGCGAATCCGGAGCGGCGCTACTACCACTGTCGTCGCCGTGGTCATCGGGGTGATTGCAAGTATTGGGAATGGGTTGATCCCATTCTATCGGCGTACTACAAGGATTGCTTCCTCAAGATGAAGCTCGAGAGGGACCTGGCCCTGGAAGAACTAGTCCGACAGAGGGAAAGAAAGGAAGGCAAAAACATCTCCATTGGGTCTGCAGAAGAAATAGGCCTCTCAGAAGGTAAAGATGAGTTCAAGAAACTTGGGATTCAAATTAATAGTGTGGAGAAAAGGATGAAGATGTTGTGTATGGCGTTTGTACTTGTTGTTGCACTGGTGTTTGTTGGTTGGGTTTAGGATGTAGTTGATGATGGCTATTTATGTAGCATCTTTATGTAATTTTTGCTCTGTAATGGCAGCACAACTTCGGTGCAATGAAATTGGGGCAGTTGTTTTCACTATACAAGATACTTTATGTGCAAATTATTTGGATATTGAATTGTAAGACTAAGATGAACAATTTAGGCACAAAACACATGTATTACTTCATTAAAAAGGGTCTAAAAAGCCCTATCTGTTACATCAAAAGGGGATGCATGTCTACAAAAAAACCACAGTAAGAGTGCTTTCTTGTTTACAAAATAACCATGACttgtttacaaaaaaaccatGTCCACTATTAGTGAAACACGCATCATCTAATTCCCAGCTGGATTTGTGCTTTCTTGGGTTGAGGGGCCTTCTTTGCTTCCTGTCACTGTGCTTTGTGAAGAACTTTGGTTTTGTTGCTGAAGTCTTGTACTCCTAGGAGGCTACAGTAAGAGTTTTGACATGTATTATTACTCTAAAATTGATCTATGAAATGAGAAAGCTAAAATAACAAGAAAAGTGCTTACAATAAATCCTGTCCTCGGCCTTGTTTGAACTTGCTCACTTGATGTTGTTGTCTGCTCACCCTTACTTTTCTTTGGTCTTGGAGGTTGGATTGGATGAATTCTTGGCCTTCCTCTCTTGCCCTGGTTCAATGATAAAGTAATAGTGGTCATTTGATGTCCCATGTTTAAACTAATAGCAGGAATGAAGTTATATAATACATCAACTACCTTGGGCTTAGGCGGTGCCTTCTCATTCTTACAGGTCTTGATATTGTGTCCTTTTTTATGGCAGTTTGTACAGGTCATCCGTAGCCCAAACCTCTTCGATTTTGTGGATTTTTAGGATCTTCTTCAGGGTCCCTTCTCCTCACTTTCTTGTGTCTACCAGGCAGCTTCCTAATCAAGGGGGGCTTCACAGGATGTCCCTCGGCCGTAGGCCACATCTCCTCACTCACCAAAGGCTCTATAGCATACTTATATGCTTCTAGATACCTTTCAACTGTGTAGTATGTATGCACATATGCAGATGGTTCCTCACCCTCAAAGTTAATGGCAGCACATGCATGAAGACATGGTATTCCAGTGACATCCCATGCCCTACATGTGCAACTTCTCGCATTCACATCAACAACAAAAGCCCTTCCTTCATAACTCACCTCATATTTCTTTATCATGTTAGGAAAAACATAAGCTGTCACACTCTTAGCCATAGTTTTTTCAAGAGCCCTCATTATGGCTGGACACACCCTATCACTAACCCCAGCCATCGTTTTCAATTTTTCTACCTGCCTTACCATGAGATCTCTTCTTATCTGCTCACACATATGTATGAGATGCATGCCCCTCGCTGCTATTATGTATCCATTGAATGTCTCAGCTATGTTGTTATCTATCATATCACTACATGGGTGCAATGAAATAAAGGCCTTACAGAAACGTTGCACATCTCTTGATATAAAGTCCTCATAAGCTGCTGCATTCTCTGCCTTCAACTCCTCCAACTTCATGTTATACTCTTGCACATATGTGCTCTTCACAATGCTCCAAAAAATGTTCTTCAAGCTCGAACCTTTGTGAGATTTTTTCCAATTCATATAGACATGTCTGGCACAATTCCTGTGCTCAGCCATGGGAGCTAACTTGCTAACAGCATTCATTAAACCCTAGATAACACAAACAATGAGAAATAGCAGAGAGTGAGAGATAGCAGAGAGTGAGAGGTGTGAGAGGTGAGAGATAGCAGAGAGTGagaagaaataaacaaaaattaaaaatggtcCACCTTTTGTTGATCAGAGATAAAGCTCCATCCATTCCCATCTGTTATAGCTAAATCTTGGAGAAGAATCTCTAAGAACCAAGTCCAACATCTTTCATTCTCAACCTCCACCACTGCCCATGCAATTGGGAACATTTGATTGTTCCCATCCTAAGCATATACATAAAC
It contains:
- the LOC130995694 gene encoding uncharacterized protein LOC130995694, whose translation is MTCTNCHKKGHNIKTCKNEKAPPKPKGKRGRPRIHPIQPPRPKKSKGEQTTTSSEQVQTRPRTGFIPPRSTRLQQQNQSSSQSTVTGSKEGPSTQESTNPAGN